Proteins encoded together in one Halogranum gelatinilyticum window:
- a CDS encoding ABC transporter substrate-binding protein produces MTGVAGLTGLAGCLGGTGGGGSNSVVYGALNPISGAYSGLGPAQRNGSELAVQQINASDEFDVEIELATADTETDPTAAQQAAERLVNQDGADYIVGAISSSVAIALNEFAADEEIIYNPGGAAVPITGANCNEYVFRFETNTAQVAEAVSEYTVNNLGSKVWFHIADYAYGESVLNRVRSRMEQASTDLEVVGESRSQLGATNFDSFISDISNSEAEVAVLGMTGGDLINFVNQANDQGLKEQVNLMSPTMTFGVVRGALGEAAVGTYGGVRYLPKLETGDNQQFVEAYREEFDADPDNFARVGYDSIRMTVRGMMEADSTDPTEVKDVLPGLEMPTIFGQNQFRDCDHQAMNPTWMGELVPGDGGVADVELLSKVEGPDALPSCEELGCSL; encoded by the coding sequence GTGACCGGCGTCGCCGGACTCACCGGACTCGCGGGCTGTCTCGGCGGAACAGGTGGCGGGGGTAGCAACTCTGTCGTCTACGGCGCGTTGAATCCCATCTCCGGGGCGTACAGCGGTCTCGGACCGGCACAACGGAACGGGTCGGAGCTCGCCGTCCAGCAGATCAACGCGAGCGACGAGTTCGACGTCGAGATCGAACTCGCGACGGCCGACACGGAGACGGACCCGACGGCGGCCCAGCAGGCCGCCGAACGGCTCGTCAACCAGGACGGCGCGGACTACATCGTCGGTGCCATCTCCAGTTCCGTCGCCATCGCGCTCAACGAGTTCGCGGCCGACGAGGAGATCATCTACAACCCCGGCGGGGCTGCCGTCCCCATCACGGGCGCGAACTGCAACGAGTACGTCTTCCGGTTCGAGACCAACACCGCCCAGGTCGCCGAGGCAGTGTCGGAGTACACCGTCAACAACCTCGGCTCGAAGGTCTGGTTCCACATCGCCGACTACGCCTACGGCGAGTCGGTCCTGAACCGCGTCCGCTCGCGGATGGAACAGGCCAGCACCGACCTCGAAGTCGTCGGCGAGTCGCGCTCACAGCTCGGCGCGACCAACTTCGACTCCTTCATCTCGGATATCTCGAACTCCGAGGCCGAGGTCGCAGTGCTCGGGATGACCGGGGGTGACCTCATCAACTTCGTCAACCAGGCCAACGACCAGGGCCTCAAGGAGCAGGTAAATCTGATGAGCCCGACGATGACCTTCGGGGTCGTCCGTGGGGCACTCGGCGAAGCAGCGGTGGGAACCTACGGCGGCGTCCGCTACCTGCCGAAGCTGGAGACCGGCGACAACCAGCAGTTCGTGGAGGCCTACCGCGAGGAGTTCGACGCCGACCCCGACAACTTCGCCCGCGTCGGCTACGACTCCATCCGGATGACCGTCCGCGGGATGATGGAGGCCGATTCGACCGACCCGACGGAGGTCAAGGACGTCCTGCCCGGCCTGGAGATGCCGACCATCTTCGGGCAGAACCAGTTCCGCGACTGCGACCATCAGGCGATGAACCCGACGTGGATGGGCGAACTCGTCCCCGGCGACGGCGGCGTCGCCGACGTCGAGCTCCTGAGCAAGGTCGAAGGCCCGGACGCACTGCCCTCCTGCGAAGAGCTGGGGTGCAGCCTCTGA
- a CDS encoding DUF7563 family protein — MPECSNCGSFVTVDYVRVFSPNGMNNPRVCPHCEDMVRDGVEVREARSVRQ; from the coding sequence ATGCCCGAATGCAGCAACTGCGGTTCGTTCGTAACGGTCGACTACGTCCGCGTGTTCTCCCCCAACGGGATGAACAACCCCCGCGTCTGTCCGCACTGCGAGGATATGGTCCGCGACGGCGTCGAAGTCCGCGAAGCACGTAGTGTCAGACAGTAG
- a CDS encoding 5'-deoxyadenosine deaminase — MLLTGTVVVDSATVIDEGAVVVDGTTIETVGERDELLDRYPDHERRDFDIVAPGLVGSHIHSVQSLGRGIADDTELLDWLFDHILPMEGSMGADEMRTAATLGYLELIESGTTTCIDHLSVSHADQAFEAAGEVGIRALMGKVLMDQASPEPLEEDTEEALAESEELIRQYHGAFGDRVRYAVTPRFAVTCSEECLRGARELADRYDGVRIHTHASENLGEIETVETETGMRNVHWLDEVGLTGEDVVLAHCVHTDETERDVLAETGTHVTHCPSSNMKLASGVAPVLDYLDRGINVALGNDGPPCNNTLDPFTEMRQASLLQKVSQLESTALPAATAFEMATVNGAEAAGFEQLGKLKPGWKADVIGLRTDTSRATPVHDVLSHLVFATHGDDVAFTMVDGEVLLDDGEVVGVDVEAVREQAQTYAEQYS; from the coding sequence ATGCTACTCACGGGAACGGTCGTCGTCGATTCGGCGACGGTCATCGACGAAGGCGCGGTCGTCGTCGACGGGACGACCATCGAGACGGTCGGCGAACGCGACGAGCTACTGGACCGGTATCCCGACCACGAGCGACGCGACTTCGACATCGTCGCGCCGGGACTGGTCGGCAGCCACATCCACTCGGTGCAGAGTCTCGGCCGCGGCATCGCCGACGACACCGAACTGCTCGACTGGCTGTTCGACCACATCCTGCCGATGGAGGGGTCGATGGGGGCCGACGAGATGCGGACCGCCGCCACCTTGGGCTATCTGGAGCTGATCGAGAGCGGCACCACGACCTGTATCGACCATCTCTCGGTGTCCCACGCCGACCAGGCGTTCGAAGCGGCGGGCGAGGTGGGAATCCGCGCGCTCATGGGCAAGGTGCTGATGGACCAGGCGTCGCCCGAGCCGCTGGAGGAAGACACCGAGGAGGCACTGGCGGAGTCCGAGGAGCTGATTCGGCAGTACCACGGCGCGTTCGGCGACCGGGTGCGCTACGCCGTGACGCCGCGCTTCGCCGTCACCTGCTCCGAAGAGTGTCTCCGCGGGGCGCGCGAGTTGGCCGACCGCTACGACGGCGTGCGTATCCACACCCACGCCAGCGAGAACCTGGGTGAGATCGAGACCGTCGAGACCGAGACGGGGATGCGGAACGTCCACTGGCTCGACGAGGTCGGCCTGACGGGCGAGGACGTCGTGCTCGCACATTGCGTTCACACCGACGAGACGGAGCGCGACGTCCTCGCGGAGACGGGCACCCACGTCACCCACTGCCCCTCTTCCAACATGAAACTCGCAAGCGGGGTCGCGCCCGTCCTGGACTATCTGGACCGCGGCATCAACGTCGCGCTCGGCAACGACGGGCCGCCCTGTAACAACACGCTCGACCCCTTCACCGAGATGCGGCAGGCTAGCCTGCTCCAGAAGGTCAGCCAACTGGAATCGACGGCGTTGCCCGCGGCGACGGCCTTCGAGATGGCCACCGTCAACGGGGCGGAGGCCGCCGGGTTCGAGCAGTTGGGGAAACTAAAGCCGGGGTGGAAAGCCGACGTCATCGGCCTGCGGACCGACACGAGCCGGGCGACGCCCGTCCACGACGTGCTCTCGCATCTCGTCTTCGCGACCCACGGCGACGACGTGGCGTTCACGATGGTCGACGGCGAGGTCCTACTGGACGACGGCGAGGTCGTCGGCGTCGACGTCGAGGCGGTGCGCGAGCAGGCACAGACGTACGCCGAACAGTACTCATAG
- a CDS encoding sodium:calcium antiporter, producing the protein MVSQLLATQLLVGAAALYVLVKSAEVAVSRALALATHYDVPDVVIGMTVLAIGTSLPEIASHVIASAGILAGTLDYEVASATVLGGNMGSSTVQQTLLVGLFLVGFGRLEVTRQFLRANYLPMLAGFVVTLVLLADGVVSRVDGALLLLAYLGYTRYSLGRRERRLRLPGEESRDVRRDLVVTVGALLAILASSYVVLSVVELVVDRLALGGSMVGVVTLGLASALPELSTVVDAVRRRAPNVALGTLVGSNVVNPLVGIGLGGIISGYAVPVSVVRWDLPFKLVVGVGLLVVLLRREPHELSRHDGALLVVAYFAFVVGRLLLFAGQ; encoded by the coding sequence ATGGTCTCTCAGCTTCTCGCCACCCAGTTGCTCGTCGGTGCGGCCGCGCTGTACGTCCTGGTCAAGAGTGCCGAGGTCGCCGTCTCACGGGCACTCGCGCTCGCGACCCACTACGACGTGCCCGACGTCGTCATCGGGATGACCGTCCTCGCCATCGGGACGAGCCTCCCCGAGATCGCCTCCCACGTCATCGCCTCCGCGGGTATCCTCGCGGGAACGCTCGACTACGAGGTCGCCTCGGCGACCGTCCTCGGCGGCAACATGGGTTCGTCGACGGTCCAGCAGACGCTCTTGGTGGGGCTGTTTCTCGTCGGCTTCGGCCGACTAGAAGTGACGCGGCAGTTTCTCCGGGCGAACTATCTCCCGATGCTCGCTGGCTTCGTGGTGACGCTCGTCCTCCTCGCCGACGGGGTCGTCAGCCGGGTCGACGGCGCGCTCTTGCTCCTCGCGTATCTCGGCTATACGCGTTACAGCCTCGGTCGCCGTGAGCGTCGGCTCCGGCTCCCCGGCGAGGAGAGCCGCGACGTCCGCCGGGACCTCGTGGTCACAGTCGGCGCGCTACTGGCCATCCTCGCGAGCAGTTACGTCGTCCTCTCGGTCGTCGAACTGGTCGTCGACCGGCTCGCGCTCGGCGGGTCGATGGTCGGCGTCGTCACGCTCGGACTGGCCTCGGCACTGCCCGAACTCTCGACCGTCGTCGACGCGGTCCGCCGCCGCGCGCCGAACGTCGCGCTCGGCACGCTCGTCGGCAGCAACGTCGTCAATCCGCTCGTCGGCATCGGTCTCGGTGGGATCATCTCCGGCTACGCAGTCCCCGTCTCGGTCGTCCGCTGGGATCTCCCGTTCAAGCTCGTCGTCGGCGTCGGACTGCTCGTCGTCCTCCTCCGGCGGGAGCCGCACGAACTCAGCCGCCACGACGGGGCGTTGCTGGTCGTCGCCTACTTCGCCTTCGTGGTCGGGCGACTGTTGCTCTTCGCGGGGCAGTGA
- a CDS encoding NRAMP family divalent metal transporter translates to MNPDSTDVADSARPRSRFGRLGRLGPAWLAGAIAAGPATMASLLTAGASFGYQLLWVVILSAILGTTAQLLAMRLGLLTEDGIVSTVERHLGSRWAWLLVVDAVLAAGLAQLVIMKTVADVFAAASGVDARIWGVVWAVVLAVGLAGGGYRVAELGAKVVVSLVVLAFVASLAVVPVDLGAAAGGLVPRLPAGVDGALVAAGILGGAVHVTLVTMHSYTMRARGWTADDEGVATLDVVSSMLGAFGVYSLAIFLVAAGVLQSPAVDAASLTATTAAQSLGPLVGPAAQALFFAGLLGAAISTLGGNTVVPPFLVADKLGWDTDVSDARYRGLLVAVALLSAGGAFLGGSFFPLLVLVLAFGLVGTPFAIVVVLVLLHDREAVDEPLSRFGTLGGVVLVVVTTVTAGSFVRERVASGLGDPLTLFVTAFATVMAAATLLLVAKSVRESLGRPDARRAPTDD, encoded by the coding sequence ATGAATCCTGACTCCACGGACGTGGCCGACTCGGCTCGGCCGCGTTCACGGTTCGGTCGGCTCGGACGGCTCGGTCCGGCGTGGCTCGCGGGTGCCATCGCGGCCGGGCCGGCGACGATGGCCAGCCTGCTCACCGCCGGCGCGTCGTTCGGCTACCAGCTGCTCTGGGTCGTCATCCTCTCGGCGATCCTCGGGACGACGGCGCAGCTGCTCGCGATGCGGCTCGGCCTGCTCACCGAGGACGGTATCGTCAGCACCGTCGAGCGACATCTCGGCTCGCGGTGGGCGTGGCTGCTCGTCGTCGACGCGGTGCTCGCGGCGGGACTCGCCCAGCTGGTCATCATGAAGACCGTCGCCGACGTGTTCGCGGCCGCCAGCGGCGTCGACGCCCGAATCTGGGGCGTCGTCTGGGCGGTCGTCCTCGCGGTCGGTCTCGCCGGCGGCGGCTACCGCGTCGCCGAACTCGGGGCGAAGGTCGTCGTCTCGCTGGTCGTGCTCGCGTTCGTCGCCTCGCTGGCGGTCGTCCCCGTCGACCTCGGGGCCGCGGCGGGCGGTCTCGTCCCGCGACTCCCCGCGGGCGTCGACGGCGCGCTCGTCGCCGCGGGCATCCTCGGCGGCGCGGTCCACGTCACGCTCGTCACGATGCACTCCTACACGATGCGCGCTCGCGGCTGGACCGCCGACGACGAGGGCGTCGCCACGCTCGACGTGGTCAGCTCGATGCTCGGCGCGTTCGGCGTCTACAGCCTCGCCATCTTCCTCGTCGCCGCCGGCGTCCTCCAGTCGCCCGCGGTCGACGCCGCCTCGCTGACGGCGACGACGGCCGCCCAGTCGCTCGGCCCGCTCGTCGGCCCGGCCGCGCAGGCGTTGTTCTTCGCCGGCCTGCTCGGTGCGGCCATCTCGACGCTCGGCGGCAACACGGTCGTCCCGCCCTTCCTCGTCGCCGACAAACTCGGCTGGGACACCGACGTCTCCGACGCCAGATACCGGGGACTGCTCGTCGCCGTCGCGCTCCTCTCTGCGGGCGGGGCGTTCCTCGGTGGGTCGTTCTTCCCGCTCTTGGTGCTCGTACTCGCGTTCGGTCTCGTCGGGACGCCCTTCGCGATCGTCGTCGTGCTCGTCCTCCTGCACGACCGCGAGGCCGTCGACGAACCGCTCTCGCGGTTCGGCACGCTCGGCGGCGTCGTCCTCGTCGTCGTGACGACCGTCACCGCCGGCTCGTTCGTCCGCGAGCGGGTCGCGTCGGGACTCGGCGACCCCCTGACGCTGTTCGTCACCGCCTTCGCGACGGTGATGGCCGCCGCGACGCTGCTGCTCGTCGCGAAGTCCGTCCGCGAGTCGCTCGGGCGGCCCGACGCGCGGCGGGCACCCACCGACGACTGA
- a CDS encoding OFA family MFS transporter — translation MSGDTGSTAGSSETDSPDYGARAREELGFSRWWLVVAAALAMAVVSPYQYVWSSIEGPMAADLDIPLTQLGLVFTLFVIVQSGSQFPVGWWRDEHGPRLLTLGAAALAGGSYYLLSYATEVWQLYLLYSLGALGVGIVYTISVNTALKWFPDRKGLTTGVGTMAFAAGAALFIPYVRANATTGAYDAVLQNMGLVIGLGILVAAVVLRDPPQSWFDARKADQAAEAEANGEGEATRARDYHWREMLRTWQFWLMYGMFVAVSGAGLMLTAKIVSFAQAVELDAATVTAAATLLPVAGGVGRLVLGELSDRLNRRLAMAASFSLCGLGLFAVVAFGQTGTTAGFLAAVVIATFFWSPQYTLFPSIVADYYGEEGSSANYALLYSGKMWGGVFGGAVAAWVVTQIGWPMTFQFGGVLALLAGVAALALREPGPAANEAPRTTTAVDND, via the coding sequence ATGTCCGGTGACACTGGGTCGACGGCCGGAAGTAGCGAGACGGATAGTCCCGACTACGGCGCGCGGGCCCGCGAGGAGCTGGGCTTCTCGCGGTGGTGGCTCGTCGTCGCCGCCGCGCTGGCGATGGCCGTCGTCAGCCCCTACCAGTACGTCTGGTCGTCCATCGAGGGACCGATGGCGGCGGACCTCGACATCCCGCTCACGCAACTCGGCTTGGTGTTCACCCTCTTCGTCATCGTCCAGTCGGGGTCGCAGTTCCCCGTCGGCTGGTGGCGCGACGAGCACGGCCCGCGGCTCCTGACGCTCGGTGCCGCGGCACTGGCAGGCGGCTCGTACTACCTGCTGTCGTATGCGACGGAGGTCTGGCAGCTCTACCTGCTCTACTCGCTGGGCGCGCTCGGCGTCGGTATCGTCTACACCATCTCCGTCAACACGGCACTGAAGTGGTTCCCCGACCGGAAGGGGCTGACCACCGGCGTCGGGACGATGGCTTTCGCCGCCGGTGCGGCACTCTTTATCCCGTACGTCCGTGCCAACGCGACGACCGGCGCGTACGACGCGGTGCTCCAGAACATGGGGCTCGTCATCGGGCTGGGCATCCTCGTCGCCGCCGTCGTCCTGCGTGACCCGCCGCAGTCGTGGTTCGACGCGCGGAAGGCGGACCAGGCGGCCGAAGCCGAGGCGAACGGCGAGGGCGAGGCGACTCGCGCCCGCGACTACCACTGGCGCGAGATGCTCCGCACGTGGCAGTTCTGGCTGATGTACGGCATGTTCGTCGCGGTCAGCGGCGCGGGGCTGATGCTCACGGCCAAAATCGTCTCCTTCGCGCAGGCGGTCGAACTCGACGCTGCCACCGTGACCGCGGCGGCGACGCTGCTCCCGGTGGCGGGCGGCGTCGGCCGGCTCGTCTTGGGCGAACTCTCCGACCGGCTCAACCGCCGGCTGGCGATGGCCGCGTCGTTCAGCCTCTGCGGACTCGGGCTGTTCGCCGTCGTCGCCTTCGGCCAGACCGGGACCACCGCGGGCTTCCTCGCGGCCGTCGTCATCGCGACGTTCTTCTGGAGTCCCCAGTACACGCTCTTCCCGAGTATCGTCGCCGACTACTACGGCGAGGAGGGCTCCTCCGCGAACTACGCGCTGCTCTACTCCGGCAAGATGTGGGGCGGCGTCTTCGGCGGCGCGGTCGCCGCCTGGGTCGTCACGCAGATCGGCTGGCCGATGACCTTCCAGTTCGGTGGCGTGCTCGCGCTGCTCGCCGGTGTGGCTGCACTGGCACTGCGCGAACCCGGCCCTGCTGCAAACGAGGCACCGCGGACGACGACCGCCGTCGACAACGACTGA
- the ggt gene encoding gamma-glutamyltransferase gives MVDIDKYHSRRSTVYGQRGVVSTSQPLAAQAGIEILRQGGNAFDAAVATAAVLNVVEPTSTGIGGDVFGLYRTADGDVGAIRSCGGAPAEATVDNVRQAVAEEEEIDPEDAEMPDTGPHTVTVPGTARGWETTVEELGNLTLSEVLQPAINYAKEGYPVTEIIASHWGYAEELFTDDHARDAYLLNDRAPKMGETMHFPELGATMEAIAEKGADVVYEGEIAEKIANEVQSKGGFMTVDDLAEFEPEFLEPVSTTYNGVEVFELPPNNQGLIALEALNIAQVRGAGEHDLHTVERVHEFAESLRLAFHDGHRYITDPKYEEIPPLNSMDYAEKRAEKIGDERMEDVSFGVPDANAEDADTVLLCVADDEGNVVSYINSRFAGFGSGLVAGDTGIALQNRGSSFSLDEDHPNVLEPGKRPFHTLIPGIARLGEDDWAAFGVMGGYMQPQGHVQVISNLVDYDMSLQEALDEPRWRYREDGTIAVEEHIASGVPTKLARKGHDVRILEGLQFGGAQIVRNDNGTLSGATDPRKDGLSIGY, from the coding sequence ATGGTAGATATCGACAAGTACCACTCCCGCCGGTCGACGGTGTACGGCCAGCGGGGTGTCGTCTCGACGAGTCAGCCGCTGGCGGCGCAGGCGGGCATCGAAATCCTCCGCCAGGGCGGGAACGCCTTCGACGCCGCCGTCGCCACCGCCGCCGTCCTGAACGTCGTCGAACCGACGAGCACGGGCATCGGCGGCGACGTCTTCGGGCTCTACCGCACCGCCGACGGCGACGTCGGCGCGATTCGGAGCTGTGGCGGCGCGCCCGCCGAGGCGACCGTCGACAACGTCCGGCAGGCCGTCGCCGAGGAGGAGGAAATCGACCCCGAGGACGCCGAGATGCCCGACACCGGCCCCCACACCGTCACCGTCCCCGGCACTGCCCGCGGCTGGGAGACCACGGTCGAAGAGTTGGGGAACCTGACCCTCTCCGAGGTGCTGCAGCCCGCCATCAACTACGCGAAAGAGGGCTACCCCGTCACCGAGATCATCGCGAGCCACTGGGGCTACGCCGAGGAGCTGTTCACCGACGACCACGCCCGTGACGCCTACCTCCTGAACGACCGTGCGCCCAAGATGGGCGAGACGATGCACTTCCCCGAACTCGGCGCGACGATGGAAGCGATCGCCGAGAAGGGTGCAGACGTCGTCTACGAGGGCGAGATCGCGGAGAAGATCGCCAACGAGGTCCAGTCGAAGGGTGGGTTCATGACCGTCGACGACCTCGCCGAGTTCGAACCCGAATTTTTGGAGCCGGTCAGCACGACCTACAACGGCGTCGAAGTGTTCGAACTGCCGCCGAACAACCAGGGCCTCATCGCACTGGAAGCACTCAACATCGCGCAGGTCCGCGGCGCGGGCGAGCACGACCTGCACACCGTCGAGCGCGTCCACGAGTTCGCCGAATCCCTCCGGCTGGCCTTCCACGACGGCCACCGCTACATCACCGACCCGAAGTACGAGGAGATTCCGCCGCTGAACTCGATGGACTACGCCGAAAAGCGCGCCGAGAAGATCGGCGACGAACGGATGGAGGACGTCTCTTTCGGGGTCCCCGACGCCAACGCCGAGGACGCCGACACCGTCCTCCTCTGTGTCGCCGACGACGAGGGCAACGTCGTCTCGTACATCAATTCTCGATTTGCTGGCTTCGGCAGCGGGCTCGTCGCGGGCGACACCGGCATCGCGCTCCAGAACCGCGGCAGTTCGTTCTCGCTCGACGAGGACCATCCGAACGTGCTCGAACCGGGCAAGCGGCCGTTCCACACGCTGATTCCGGGCATCGCCCGACTGGGCGAGGACGACTGGGCCGCCTTCGGCGTCATGGGCGGCTACATGCAGCCGCAGGGTCACGTTCAGGTCATCTCGAACCTCGTCGACTACGACATGAGCCTGCAGGAGGCACTCGACGAGCCGCGGTGGCGCTACCGCGAGGACGGCACCATCGCTGTCGAGGAACACATCGCCTCGGGAGTCCCGACGAAGCTCGCCCGGAAGGGCCACGACGTGCGTATCCTCGAGGGGCTACAGTTCGGCGGCGCGCAGATCGTCCGCAACGACAACGGCACCCTCTCGGGGGCGACCGACCCGCGTAAGGACGGGCTGAGTATCGGCTACTGA
- a CDS encoding DUF1028 domain-containing protein, which produces MTFSICVREETDDGTVFGVAVATDAPAVGALAPCISHEGVISTQSFVNVRLGRRGVELLSDLAVDDALTGLLEQDDHSDLRQVHGLDARGTAFAFSGDECDGWFGHEVHEEAGITAAGNMLATGETLPAAVEAYQSTEGQVGERLVAALAAGKEAGGDKRGHTSAALKVKAPETTIYHDLRVDEHETPIAELQRVYDAARTASEQFTEAKKSRIFD; this is translated from the coding sequence ATGACGTTCTCCATCTGCGTTCGCGAGGAGACTGACGACGGGACGGTCTTCGGCGTCGCCGTCGCGACCGACGCACCCGCAGTGGGCGCGCTCGCCCCCTGCATCTCCCACGAGGGAGTCATCAGCACCCAGAGCTTCGTCAACGTCCGACTCGGCCGCCGCGGCGTCGAACTGCTCTCGGACCTCGCGGTCGACGACGCCTTGACGGGGCTGCTCGAACAGGACGACCACAGTGACCTTCGGCAGGTCCACGGTCTCGACGCGCGGGGGACGGCGTTCGCCTTCTCCGGCGACGAGTGCGACGGCTGGTTCGGCCACGAGGTCCACGAGGAGGCGGGCATCACCGCCGCGGGCAACATGCTCGCGACCGGCGAGACGCTCCCGGCGGCCGTCGAGGCCTACCAGTCCACGGAGGGACAGGTCGGCGAGCGACTGGTCGCCGCGCTCGCGGCGGGCAAGGAGGCCGGCGGCGACAAGCGAGGTCACACCTCGGCGGCACTGAAGGTCAAAGCCCCCGAGACGACCATCTACCACGACCTTCGCGTCGACGAACACGAGACACCCATCGCCGAGTTGCAGCGCGTCTACGACGCCGCTCGCACCGCCAGCGAGCAGTTCACGGAGGCGAAGAAGTCGCGTATCTTCGACTGA
- a CDS encoding hybrid sensor histidine kinase/response regulator — translation MSDSAEEIAILHVDDDEAFAELVATFLERENDRFRVETAASVTDGLARLTAGEFHCVVSDYDMPERDGLDFLDAVREVDPDLPFILYTGKGSEEVASEAISAGVTDYLQKEQGTGQYTVLANRVENAVEQYSARAALEASEERLSFFIEQSPLGVLEYDEDFEIVELNETGEEILGYTEEELRGHSWEILVTDNSYDNVDVVTRELAKASGGYHSIDENVRKDGSQIVCEWHNRVVTDDDGDVVAIFSLFQDVTERVERQKRLGETSARLTALFEESPDMINVHDVDGEILDPNPRLCEETGYSVDELTGMKVWELDQSFDPDEVTDLWNGMEQGDRQRLEGVYRRKDGSTFPVEVHIRRLDLAGEDRFIAISRDISERNRREEELERTNALLSTLVAGLPVGVLAEDRDRTVLAVNERLLELFGLSGSPTELVGANCRALAETASELVADSEGFVERIDELTAGLEPVHNESVELVDGRSLARSYEPIELPDGTGHLWMYRDTTEQRAREQQLRQQNERLSEFASVVSHDLRNPLNIAAGNVELAREEYESDHLVTAANALDRIGDLIDDLLTLARSGDDLGEREPVAMDPLVTDCWGTVETADATLRTDLASTVVADRSRLQQLVENLVRNSVEHGGDGVTVTVGDLPDGFYVEDNGPGIPADRRDTVFDAGYSTSRSGTGFGLSIVKQVAEAHGWNVRVTESAEGGARFEITGVEFVDAEE, via the coding sequence ATGAGCGACTCCGCGGAAGAGATAGCAATCTTACACGTCGACGACGACGAGGCCTTCGCCGAGCTGGTGGCGACGTTCCTCGAACGGGAGAACGACCGGTTCCGTGTCGAGACCGCCGCGTCGGTCACCGACGGTCTCGCCCGCCTCACGGCCGGTGAGTTCCACTGCGTCGTCTCCGACTACGATATGCCCGAGCGCGACGGCCTCGACTTCCTCGACGCCGTCCGCGAGGTCGACCCCGACCTGCCGTTCATCCTCTACACCGGCAAGGGCAGCGAGGAGGTCGCGAGCGAAGCGATATCCGCGGGCGTCACCGACTACCTCCAGAAGGAGCAGGGCACGGGCCAGTATACGGTCCTCGCCAACCGTGTCGAGAACGCGGTCGAGCAGTACTCCGCGCGAGCCGCTCTGGAAGCCAGCGAAGAACGGCTCTCCTTTTTCATCGAGCAGTCACCGCTCGGCGTCCTGGAGTACGACGAGGACTTCGAGATCGTCGAACTGAACGAGACCGGCGAGGAGATCCTCGGCTACACCGAGGAGGAACTACGCGGCCACAGCTGGGAGATTCTCGTCACCGACAACAGCTACGACAACGTCGACGTGGTCACGCGGGAGCTCGCGAAGGCCTCGGGCGGCTACCACAGCATCGACGAGAACGTCCGGAAGGACGGCAGCCAGATCGTCTGCGAGTGGCACAACCGCGTCGTGACCGACGACGACGGCGACGTCGTCGCGATCTTCTCGCTGTTCCAGGACGTGACAGAGCGCGTCGAACGCCAGAAACGGCTCGGCGAGACGTCGGCCCGACTCACCGCGCTCTTCGAGGAGTCGCCCGACATGATCAACGTCCACGACGTCGACGGCGAAATCCTCGACCCGAACCCGCGGCTGTGTGAGGAGACGGGCTACAGTGTCGACGAACTGACCGGGATGAAGGTCTGGGAGCTGGATCAGTCGTTCGACCCCGACGAGGTCACCGACCTCTGGAACGGGATGGAGCAGGGCGACAGACAGCGTCTCGAGGGCGTCTACCGTCGCAAGGACGGGTCGACGTTCCCGGTCGAGGTCCATATCCGTCGGCTCGACCTGGCGGGAGAAGACCGCTTCATCGCCATCAGCCGCGACATCTCCGAGCGGAACCGGCGCGAGGAGGAACTCGAACGGACGAACGCGTTGCTCTCGACGCTCGTCGCGGGACTCCCGGTCGGCGTCCTCGCCGAGGACAGAGACCGGACCGTCCTCGCGGTCAACGAACGGCTCCTCGAACTGTTCGGTCTCTCGGGGTCGCCGACGGAACTGGTCGGAGCCAACTGTCGAGCACTGGCGGAGACGGCCAGCGAACTCGTGGCCGACTCCGAGGGCTTCGTCGAGCGTATCGACGAGCTGACCGCGGGGCTGGAGCCGGTCCACAACGAGTCCGTCGAACTGGTTGACGGCCGGTCGCTCGCCCGGAGCTACGAACCGATCGAGCTGCCCGACGGCACCGGCCATCTCTGGATGTACCGCGACACGACCGAGCAGCGCGCACGCGAGCAACAGCTTCGCCAGCAGAACGAACGGCTGAGCGAGTTCGCGAGCGTCGTCAGCCACGACCTCCGCAATCCGCTGAACATCGCCGCTGGCAACGTCGAACTCGCCCGCGAGGAGTACGAGAGCGACCATCTCGTGACCGCCGCGAACGCGCTCGACCGTATCGGCGACCTCATCGACGACCTGCTCACGCTCGCCCGCAGCGGCGACGACCTCGGCGAGCGCGAACCTGTCGCCATGGACCCACTCGTCACCGACTGCTGGGGGACCGTCGAGACGGCCGACGCCACCCTCCGGACCGACCTCGCGTCGACGGTCGTCGCCGACCGCAGTCGGCTCCAACAGCTCGTCGAGAACCTCGTCAGAAACAGTGTGGAGCATGGCGGCGACGGCGTGACGGTCACGGTCGGCGACCTCCCCGACGGCTTCTACGTCGAAGACAACGGTCCCGGTATCCCGGCCGACCGACGTGACACCGTCTTCGACGCCGGCTACTCGACCTCCCGGTCGGGCACCGGCTTCGGTCTGAGCATCGTCAAGCAGGTTGCCGAGGCCCACGGCTGGAACGTCCGCGTCACCGAGTCCGCCGAGGGCGGTGCGCGCTTCGAGATTACGGGCGTCGAGTTCGTCGACGCCGAGGAGTGA